A segment of the Rhizobium sp. ZPR4 genome:
TCATGACATCCGGTTTGACACCGTCGGTCGTGACATTGGCGGCTTGCGCGATCACGCGCGTCAGCTTTTCGGGATGTTTCATCGCCATGTCGATGCCGATGATGCCGCCATCCGACCAACCGACCAGCGTCACCCTGCCGATCTTCAGATAGTCGAGCAGCGCGACGTAATCCGAAGTCATCAGATCGTAGCCGAAGGGCTGCTGGCTGCGCGTCGAGCGGCCATGCCCGCGGCTGTCGGCAACGATAACGAGGTGATCCCTGGCGAAATCGGCAACCTGAGCGCCCCAGACATCGGCATTCCCCAGTCCGCCATGGATGAAGAGGATGGGGTCACCCTGACCATATTCGGCGTAATACATCTTGATGTCATTAACATCGGCCATGCCGCTCGTCTTCGGCTGTGGCATGGGCGGGAAGGGCGGCAGCCCGGCCCAGCGTTCGGCGGAATGCGCGCTTGCGACTGTGAGGAACAACGAAAGGAATGTCAGTATGCTGATGGTAGCGCTGCGCATATTCTCCCCCTTGAACGGGCCGTCATGGCCCGTCGGAGAGCATATCGCATCGCCATTGCCTCGCAATAGCTGCCATTTCCGGTTGATCGAGGATC
Coding sequences within it:
- a CDS encoding alpha/beta hydrolase yields the protein MRSATISILTFLSLFLTVASAHSAERWAGLPPFPPMPQPKTSGMADVNDIKMYYAEYGQGDPILFIHGGLGNADVWGAQVADFARDHLVIVADSRGHGRSTRSQQPFGYDLMTSDYVALLDYLKIGRVTLVGWSDGGIIGIDMAMKHPEKLTRVIAQAANVTTDGVKPDVMSNKTFNDYINVAGEYYKKLSPTPNEYDAFVNQISQMWATQPAWTAADLGKITVPVTLAIGDHDEAVKLDHTQMMAKEIPGAKLVILKDASHFAMLQHPEGYDAMIRDAMAGR